One Dama dama isolate Ldn47 chromosome 18, ASM3311817v1, whole genome shotgun sequence DNA window includes the following coding sequences:
- the CHRM2 gene encoding muscarinic acetylcholine receptor M2 isoform X1, whose protein sequence is MMLPKAHLTSHSRMSGSRFKCFLTTWLLIREHKMNNSTNSSNNVALTSPYKTFEVVFIVLVAGSLSLVTIIGNILVMVSIKVNRHLQTVNNYFLFSLACADLIIGVFSMNLYTLYTVIGYWPLGPVVCDLWLALDYVVSNASVMNLLIISFDRYFCVTKPLTYPVKRTTKMAGMMIAAAWVLSFILWAPAILFWQFIVGVRTVEDGECYIQFFSNAAVTFGTAIAAFYLPVIIMTVLYWHISRASKSRIKKDKKEPVANQDPVSPSLVQGRIVKPNNNNMPGSDDGLEHNKIQNGKTPRDAATENCVQGEEKESSNDSTSVSAVASNMRDDEITQDENTVSTSVGHSKDENSKQTCIKIVTKTPKGDSCTPTNTTVELVGSSGQNGDEKQNIVARKIVKMTKQPAKKKPPPSREKKVTRTILAILLAFIITWAPYNVMVLINTFCAPCIPNTVWTIGYWLCYINSTINPACYALCNATFKKTFKHLLMCHYKNIGATR, encoded by the coding sequence CCTCTAACAATGTGGCTCTGACCAGTCCTTATAAGACATTTGAAGTGGTTTTTATTGTCCTTGTGGCTGGGTCCCTCAGTTTGGTGACCATTATTGGGAACATCCTGGTCATGGTCTCCATTAAAGTCAATCGCCACCTCCAGACCGTCAACAATTACTTTTTGTTCAGCTTGGCCTGTGCTGACCTCATCATTGGTGTTTTCTCCATGAACTTGTATACCCTTTACACTGTGATTGGCTACTGGCCTTTGGGACCTGTGGTGTGTGACCTTTGGCTTGCCCTGGACTACGTGGTCAGCAATGCCTCAGTAATGAATCTGCTCATCATCAGCTTCGACAGATACTTCTGCGTCACGAAACCACTCACTTATCCCGTCAAGCGGACCACGAAAATGGCAGGTATGATGATCGCAGCTGCCTGGGTCCTCTCCTTTATCCTCTGGGCTccagccattctcttctggcagTTCATCGTAGGGGTGAGAACTGTGGAGGATGGGGAATGCTACATTCAGTTTTTTTCCAACGCGGCTGTCACCTTTGGCACGGCCATTGCAGCCTTCTATTTGCCTGTGATCATCATGACTGTGTTATACTGGCACATATCCCGGGCCAGTAAGAGCAGGATCAAGAAGGACAAGAAGGAGCCTGTGGCCAACCAAGATCCAGTTTCTCCAAGTCTGGTTCAAGGAAGGATAGTGaagccaaacaacaacaacatgcctGGAAGTGATGATGGCCTGGAGCACAACAAAATCCAGAATGGTAAAACTCCTAGAGATGCTGCAACTGAAAACTGTgtccagggggaggagaaagagagcTCCAATGATTCCACCTCAGTCAGTGCTGTTGCCTCTAATATGAGAGATGATGAAATAACCCAGGACGAAAACACAGTTTCCACTTCTGTGGGCCATTCCAAAGATGAGAACTCAAAGCAAACATGCATCAAAATTGTCACCAAGACCCCAAAAGGTGACTCATGTACCCCAACTAATACCACCGTGGAGCTAGTTGGTTCTTCAGGTCAGAATGGAGATGAAAAACAGAACATCGTTGCTCGCAAGATTGTGAAGATGACTAAGCAGCCTGCCAAAAAGAAGCCTCCTCCTTCCCGGGAAAAGAAGGTGACCAGGACGATCTTGGCTATTCTGTTGGCTTTCATCATCACTTGGGCCCCATACAATGTCATGGTGCTCATTAACACCTTTTGCGCACCCTGCATCCCCAACACAGTGTGGACAATTGGTTATTGGCTCTGTTACATCAATAGCACTATCAACCCTGCCTGCTATGCACTTTGTAATGCCACCTTCAAGAAGACCTTTAAACACCTTCTCATGTGTCATTATAAGAACATAGGCGCTACAAGGTAA
- the CHRM2 gene encoding muscarinic acetylcholine receptor M2 isoform X2, with amino-acid sequence MNNSTNSSNNVALTSPYKTFEVVFIVLVAGSLSLVTIIGNILVMVSIKVNRHLQTVNNYFLFSLACADLIIGVFSMNLYTLYTVIGYWPLGPVVCDLWLALDYVVSNASVMNLLIISFDRYFCVTKPLTYPVKRTTKMAGMMIAAAWVLSFILWAPAILFWQFIVGVRTVEDGECYIQFFSNAAVTFGTAIAAFYLPVIIMTVLYWHISRASKSRIKKDKKEPVANQDPVSPSLVQGRIVKPNNNNMPGSDDGLEHNKIQNGKTPRDAATENCVQGEEKESSNDSTSVSAVASNMRDDEITQDENTVSTSVGHSKDENSKQTCIKIVTKTPKGDSCTPTNTTVELVGSSGQNGDEKQNIVARKIVKMTKQPAKKKPPPSREKKVTRTILAILLAFIITWAPYNVMVLINTFCAPCIPNTVWTIGYWLCYINSTINPACYALCNATFKKTFKHLLMCHYKNIGATR; translated from the coding sequence CCTCTAACAATGTGGCTCTGACCAGTCCTTATAAGACATTTGAAGTGGTTTTTATTGTCCTTGTGGCTGGGTCCCTCAGTTTGGTGACCATTATTGGGAACATCCTGGTCATGGTCTCCATTAAAGTCAATCGCCACCTCCAGACCGTCAACAATTACTTTTTGTTCAGCTTGGCCTGTGCTGACCTCATCATTGGTGTTTTCTCCATGAACTTGTATACCCTTTACACTGTGATTGGCTACTGGCCTTTGGGACCTGTGGTGTGTGACCTTTGGCTTGCCCTGGACTACGTGGTCAGCAATGCCTCAGTAATGAATCTGCTCATCATCAGCTTCGACAGATACTTCTGCGTCACGAAACCACTCACTTATCCCGTCAAGCGGACCACGAAAATGGCAGGTATGATGATCGCAGCTGCCTGGGTCCTCTCCTTTATCCTCTGGGCTccagccattctcttctggcagTTCATCGTAGGGGTGAGAACTGTGGAGGATGGGGAATGCTACATTCAGTTTTTTTCCAACGCGGCTGTCACCTTTGGCACGGCCATTGCAGCCTTCTATTTGCCTGTGATCATCATGACTGTGTTATACTGGCACATATCCCGGGCCAGTAAGAGCAGGATCAAGAAGGACAAGAAGGAGCCTGTGGCCAACCAAGATCCAGTTTCTCCAAGTCTGGTTCAAGGAAGGATAGTGaagccaaacaacaacaacatgcctGGAAGTGATGATGGCCTGGAGCACAACAAAATCCAGAATGGTAAAACTCCTAGAGATGCTGCAACTGAAAACTGTgtccagggggaggagaaagagagcTCCAATGATTCCACCTCAGTCAGTGCTGTTGCCTCTAATATGAGAGATGATGAAATAACCCAGGACGAAAACACAGTTTCCACTTCTGTGGGCCATTCCAAAGATGAGAACTCAAAGCAAACATGCATCAAAATTGTCACCAAGACCCCAAAAGGTGACTCATGTACCCCAACTAATACCACCGTGGAGCTAGTTGGTTCTTCAGGTCAGAATGGAGATGAAAAACAGAACATCGTTGCTCGCAAGATTGTGAAGATGACTAAGCAGCCTGCCAAAAAGAAGCCTCCTCCTTCCCGGGAAAAGAAGGTGACCAGGACGATCTTGGCTATTCTGTTGGCTTTCATCATCACTTGGGCCCCATACAATGTCATGGTGCTCATTAACACCTTTTGCGCACCCTGCATCCCCAACACAGTGTGGACAATTGGTTATTGGCTCTGTTACATCAATAGCACTATCAACCCTGCCTGCTATGCACTTTGTAATGCCACCTTCAAGAAGACCTTTAAACACCTTCTCATGTGTCATTATAAGAACATAGGCGCTACAAGGTAA